The following are encoded in a window of Parambassis ranga chromosome 15, fParRan2.1, whole genome shotgun sequence genomic DNA:
- the wapla gene encoding wings apart-like protein homolog has translation MTSRFGKTYNRKGGEANSKFEEVFSNKKPTLTTKWGETTYKAQLGAKRPLLKHDVSEVPKRPRLEDSDSEDDPFGFDSDDESKTVTSQSVTQTKTNERDVAKPAPVQSAGTTAVVTPARSSASSTGIFTSKQTSQDKAVNNKPWYKTASADSNQKPACVTSFLNIAPSDDQSFSSANVDSSLVLPTDAPSGSRDFQTISSYDGQLSEEMTSAEPFSEPPPEPVDNIPPSPFTLRASNSKKYQRPGRHNPMSPGSDENDSNKSTDTASAQDKPNSVLSASASSTVANAKTAAKPAGRGGGRVRDYTVLHPSCLSVCNVTIQDSIERSIDELVTPATPADLGEAGQMKKKSDALPPKHTRFRPTQTKTTKTKKTKTETKLEFFGFEDKEEQESEEGSEGAMAGKSNYKIKYFGFDDLSESDSDDENCQTKEKKVKKAAAALAALSSSVDSPHTSDSQDSQASSNTDAFDFSDDSSPGGSDGQKGRTGKTSDKSKDTGSGFKKIFSGPKKSPAKAVYNARHWNQPEPEEIPVPPLPRSQTAPAVLSSSSKDNNSHKDDGLFKAPPPPPKVIKSETLPTRLNQDIVTALKCRKEHKELYTVVQHVKHFNDVVEFGENQEFTDDFEYLETGLKSSQPLNTRCLSIISLATRCAMPSFRMHLRARGKVAQVFKILSDAPQHPNLALCTAALMYILSRDRLNMDLDRACLELMIKLLEMDQDYSGHQDQLTAKEVEKVKEKIRKLCETVHNKHLDLENITTGHLAMETLLSLTSKRAGDWFKEELRLLGGLDHIVDKVKECVQNLSQEDDKDSLVASLWGAERCLRVLESVTVQNPENQGYLIAYKDSQLIVSSARALRYCEEMIQRYSRALNNSSLSSSGAALPHCSFSNIGKAVEDCMRAVIGVLLNLTHDNEWGSTKTGEQEQLIVTALNCVLRVPRYIPQEQRFDVRVLGLGLLINLVEYSSRNRHCLVDMEYKVDDTCLEDSLMQPADPTQSDTVAQSAETQGGADKPKVSGALAALVKLFLERERAAILAEAKTDDLISEAPKPALDQSGEWKETSGEIQWVAAETTESQEENKEKEKEEEDEELDLNKALQHAGKHMEDSIVASYTALLLGCLCQGSQINVTTVREHLPKGDFSIMTEMLKKFLSFMNLTCAMGTTGQKSISRVIDYLEHC, from the exons ATGACGTCCAGATTTGGTAAAACGTACAACCGCAAGGGAGGGGAGGCCAATTCAAAATTTGAAGAGGTCTTCTCCAATAAAAAGCCCACTCTGACCACCAAATGGGGAGAAACCACCTACAAGGCTCAGCTTGGTGCCAAAAGGCCTCTGTTAAAACATGACGTTTCTGAGGTTCCTAAGAGACCCAGGCTTGaagacagtgacagtgaggatGACCCATTTGgatttgacagtgatgatgagtCCAagactgtaacctctcagagtgTTACCCAGACCAAAACCAATGAAAGGGATGTGGCAAAGCCAGCTCCAGTGCAAAGTGCTGGGACAACCGCTGTTGTTACTCCTGCACGAAGCTCTGCAAGTTCAACTGGCATTTTTACCA GCAAGCAAACATCACAAGATAAGGCTGTTAATAACAAGCCCTGGTACAAAACTGCAAGTGCAGATAGCAACCAAAAACCTGCTTGTGTGACCTCTTTCTTGAATATAGCCCCCTCTGATGATCAGAGCTTCTCCTCTGCTAATGTGGACTCCTCCCTTGTCCTGCCCACTGATGCACCGAGTGGTAGCAGAGACTTCCAAACCATTTCCTCTTATGATGGACAGCTGTCAGAAGAGATGACAAGTGCTGAGCCTTTCTCAGAGCCTCCTCCAGAACCAGTGGACAACATTCCCCCATCCCCTTTTACTCTAAGGGCTTCAAACAGCAAGAAATACCAGCGGCCCGGCCGTCATAACCCAATGTCACCTGGATCCGATGAAAACGACAGCAACAAGTCCACTGACACAGCGAGTGCCCAAGATAAACCCAACAGTGTCCTTTCTGCTAGTGCAAGTAGTACTGTTGCCAATGCTAAAACAGCAGCCAAGCCTGCAGGCAGGGGTGGTGGGAGGGTAAGAGACTACACGGTCCTGCACCCCTCCTGTCTGTCAGTATGCAATGTCACCATCCAGGACTCAATTGAGCGGAGCATCGATGAGTTGGTCACTCCAGCGACACCTGCTGATCTTGGAGAGGCGGGTCAGATGAAGAAAAAGTCTGATGCACTGCCACCCAAACATACCAG gttcAGGCCCACCCAGACAAAGACTACAAAGACCAAGAAGACCAAGACTGAGACCAAATTAGAGTTCTTTGGCTTTgaggacaaagaggagcaggagagtgaAGAGGGTTCAGAAGGTGCGATGGCAGGCAAGAGTAACTACAAGATCAAGTACTTTGGCTTTGATGACCTGAGTGAGAGTGACAGCGATGACGAGAACTGTCAGACTAAAGAGAAGAAGGTCAAGAAGGCGGCCGCTGCCTTGGCTGCCCTGAGCTCCAGTGTGGACAGCCCACATACCAGTGACTCCCAGGACAGCCAGGCTAGCAGCAACACAG ATGCTTTtgacttctctgatgactcCAGTCCCGGAGGCTCAGATGGGCAGAAAGGACGCACTGGGAAGACAAGTGACAAATCCAAGGACACTGGAAGTGGATTCAAAAAGATATTTAGTGGACCCAAAAAG TCCCCTGCTAAAGCTGTGTACAACGCTCGTCACTGGAATCAACCTGAACCTGAAGAGATACCAGTGCCCCCACTTCCTCGATCTCAGACAGCTCCG GCCGTTTTATCAAGCAGCAGCAAAGACAACAACTCCCATAAAGATGACGGCTTGTTCAAagcccctccaccaccacccaaaGTTATTAAGTCAGAGACTCTTCCTACGCGGCTCAACCAGGATATTGTCACAGCCCTCAAATGCAGAAAGGAGCACAAAGAG CTGTACACAGTGGTGCAGCATGTGAAACACTTCAATGACGTGGTGGAGTTTGGAGAGAATCAAGAGTTCACTGATGACTTTGAGTACCTAGAGACGGGGCTGAAAAGCAGCCAGCCACTCAACACAAGATGCCTTAG TATAATAAGCCTGGCCACCCGGTGTGCCATGCCCAGTTTCAGGATGCACCTACGAGCCAGAGGGAAAGTGGCGCAAGTCTTCAAAATCCTCAGTGATGCTCCACAACACCCG AATCTAGCTCTGTGCACAGCTGCCCTGATGTACATTCTCAGTCGGGATCGTCTTAACATGGATCTGGACAGGGCCTGCCTGGAACTAATGATCAAGCTGTTGGAGATGGACCAAGACTACTCAGGCCATCAGGATCAGCTTACGGCAAAGGAAGTGGAAAAGGTCAAGGAAAAGATTAGAAAGCTGTGTGAGACGGTGCACAACAAGCACCTAGACTTGGAAAACATCACG ACGGGTCACCTTGCCATGGAGACTTTGCTCTCTTTGACTTCCAAGAGAGCTGGGGATTGGTTTAAAGAAGAACTGCGGCTACTGGGTGGCTTGGATCATATTGTAGACAAAG TGAAAGAGTGCGTGCAGAACCTGAGCCAAGAGGATGACAAGGACAGTCTTGTCGCATCTTTATGGGGCGCTGAGAGGTGTCTGAGAGTGCTTGAAAGT GTGACAGTGCAGAACCCAGAAAACCAGGGTTACTTAATTGCCTACAAAGACTCCCAACTGATTGTCTCCTCTGCCAG AGCTTTGCGATACTGCGAGGAAATGATCCAGCGGTACAGCAGAGCCTTGAACAACAGTTCTCTATCATCATCTGGTGCAGCGTTGCCCCACTGCAGCTTCAGTAATATTGGCAAAGCTGTGGAGGATTGTATGAGGGCTGTCATAGGAGTGCTGCTCAACCTTACCCACGATAATG agtGGGGAAGCACTAAGACTGGTGAGCAGGAACAGCTAATAGTGACTGCGCTCAATTGTGTCCTTCGAGTCCCGCGGTACATCCCTCAGGAGCAGCGATTTGATGTGCGAGTCCTG GGTCTGGGTCTACTAATTAACCTTGTGGAGTACAGCTCCAGAAACCGCCACTGTCTGGTGGACATGGAATACAAAGTCGACGACACCTGTCTGGAAGACAGCCTGATGCAGCCTGCTGACCCAACACAGTCTGACACAGTGGCACAGTCAGCTGAGACTCAGGGAGGTGCTGACAAGCCTAAGGTCTCCGGTGCTTTGGCTGCCCTAGTGAAG CTCTTCCTTGAGCGGGAACGTGCTGCCATCCTGGCTGAGGCGAAGACTGATGACCTCATCAGTGAGGCCCCTAAGCCGGCGCTGGACCAAAGCGGAGAGTGGAAGGAGACATCTGGAGAGATCCAGTGGGTGGCAGCTGAAACCACCGAAAGCCAAGAAgagaataaagagaaagagaaagaagaggaggatgaagagttgGACCTTAATAAAG CTCTGCAGCATGCAGGCAAGCATATGGAAGACAGCATCGTTGCCTCCTacacagctctgctgctgggCTGCCTCTGCCAGGGCAGCCAG ATAAATGTGACTACTGTGAGAGAGCATCTACCGAAAGGGGATTTCTCTATCATGACAGAAATGCTGAAGAAGTTCTTGAGTTTCATGAACCTCACT TGTGCCATGGGCACCACAGGACAAAAGTCCATCTCACG